GTGGTCGTCGTCGAGCTCGACGAGGCGCCGCGCATCCGGCTCGTCGGCAACCTCGTCGCCGGACCCGGTCAGCCGATCAACTCCCTTGCCACGGACCGCCTTCGGATCGGCACCCGGGTGCGGGCCGACTTCGCCGAAGGGCTTCCCCGGTGGATTCCGGAGCGGTCATGAGCAGGGTGCTGGTCAGTGCCGACGAGGACAGCGGGGTCGCCGTCGTCACCCTGAACCGGCCGGACCGGCTCAACGCCGTCGACCTGGAGATGGCCGGTGAACTCGCCCGGGTCTGGCGGGAGTTGCGGTTCGACGATTCTGTGCGGGCCGTCGTCCTCACCGGCGCCGGTGAGCGTGCGTTCTGTACGGGCATCGACCGGGACGCCGTCGTGCCGCAGCCGAGCTCGCCGTACGCGCAGGACGATCCGCTGCTCGGCATCGGGCCGAAGGCGAACGACCTGTGGAAGCCGGTCGTCGCCGCCGTGCGCGGGATGGCCTGCGGGGGTGCCTTCTACCTGCTCGGGGAGGCGGAGTTCGTGGTCGCCGACACCACCGCCGCCTTCTTCGACCCGCACACCACCTACGGCATGGTCAGCGCCTACGAGTCCGTCATGATGGCGCAGCGCATGCCGTACGGGGAGGTCGCGCGGATGGCGTTGATGGGGACGGCGGAGCGGATCTCCGCGCGGCGGGCGTACGAGGTCGGGCTGGTGTCGGAACTCGTCGTGCGGGGTGAGGCGTTGGGGGCGGCGCGTGCGTGCGCCGCCGTGATCGCCGGGTATCCGACGGAGGCCGTGCAGGGGACCGTGCGGGCGCTGTGGGCCGCGAGCGAGGCGGGGCGGTCCCGGGGCGTCGCACAGGCGCCGCATCTCATCGCGCTC
The genomic region above belongs to Streptomyces coeruleorubidus and contains:
- a CDS encoding enoyl-CoA hydratase/isomerase family protein — translated: MSRVLVSADEDSGVAVVTLNRPDRLNAVDLEMAGELARVWRELRFDDSVRAVVLTGAGERAFCTGIDRDAVVPQPSSPYAQDDPLLGIGPKANDLWKPVVAAVRGMACGGAFYLLGEAEFVVADTTAAFFDPHTTYGMVSAYESVMMAQRMPYGEVARMALMGTAERISARRAYEVGLVSELVVRGEALGAARACAAVIAGYPTEAVQGTVRALWAASEAGRSRGVAQAPHLIALGNAAGEEQVRLFAGRRREYRSR